CACGTATTTTCGATTACCCCACGGGcgctttttatattttttcaaaatctcTAGAAGTAGTGAATCATAGTTTATGGGCTTTGGGGTTGTAGTCGGAGCGGTTGTTGCCTTCGTTGCCGGATAGGTTATTTGATTCAGTTCAACACTTTCACACTCATTACTGGGATTATTTAGTATTACCATTTTCGCGAAATTCGATTGACTGATGCTTGCGGTGAGTTGCACTTGTTGATCCATAAAAAAGGTACGACACTGGGGCACAAGGTTTTTAAGCTTAAGAAGATTTTTCGCGACTTGAAGTGTTTTCGAAATTTCTCTTTCCAGCTCCAATCGCATTTGATTGTAAACTGTGAAATCTGTGTAAATATCAATTTTGTCAACCAAGTCGTAAGCGGTTGAgtttaaaccaattaaaaccTTTTGAAAGAACTTTTCAAATTCCGCATTGTTTGCTGTATTATGGGGTCTACTATGGTATGTCGAATTTATCTCCTGTAGTAAGGCAGTGTATTTCGCATCCAATTTAAGCAAAGATGCCTTTGGTTAAATATAATCTGTAAAAATTTGCCCATAAGATACGTAATCTCAAAGTCTTACCAGATCTTTAATTTCATATTGTTCTGTTGTTTCATTGCCATCTTAATAGGATACAAATTTGTGAGTTAATCTTTGTTTGAAACGGAGAAGCATACGTACCAACCTTAACGATCCTTGCTAAAAGAATTATTCCAATAGTTAGTGCGGTAGTCTTCATGAGAGCAATCAGTACTGTTTTAGGTCTACCGATAAGTGGCTTTACTGAATGAAATGTAGTAGAATTTAATTAGAACTGGCACAGCAATTTGATTTGGTAGATTTTCCTTGCTTTCTAAAGCATATTACAGTGGGTCATATAAGAaactcaataaaataaaagttaaatgcattttaaaagcagAAATAAGAGcagcttaaatttaattattaattatgttatttaagttttaaattagaaCTTGTCCAGGTACAACAATCACTAGTTTTGATGGTCGCATATTTTAATGCTTAATAGAATTATGAATTATGGGTgcctaaaatttttttgctaTCCTATTTTTAAtcgttttataaaatgttcgATTTAAATAGATcgaactaaatttaatatacatcATTTTTCTTCCCCTTGTTCCTCTTGCCATGGTTTTTTATGTGTGGTTTGTAGCCTCTTCTACAATCGACAGCCATAACTTAGGGAATTACATGTGTAAGATATCAAACTAGCGCTTATATTCGCGCCACACAAATGGGGAGCGAACCTTTGATCAGAGCAAAACACACGTTAAACACCCACAATTGCCGGCCAGTTCAATGGAACACGACAGTTTCAGCTGCCTGTCCCACAATTAAGGCATCATTCAG
This genomic window from Drosophila gunungcola strain Sukarami chromosome 3R, Dgunungcola_SK_2, whole genome shotgun sequence contains:
- the LOC128251890 gene encoding uncharacterized protein LOC128251890, translated to MKTTALTIGIILLARIVKVDGNETTEQYEIKDLASLLKLDAKYTALLQEINSTYHSRPHNTANNAEFEKFFQKVLIGLNSTAYDLVDKIDIYTDFTVYNQMRLELEREISKTLQVAKNLLKLKNLVPQCRTFFMDQQVQLTASISQSNFAKMVILNNPSNECESVELNQITYPATKATTAPTTTPKPINYDSLLLEILKKYKKRPWGNRKYVEFDEQIWKVFMATNKDDNNYKNETLNTFLEYDKDRAQLDKALALRIGKFKKRIAIEPNNDCKGNLLYINKRFSRAMFETIEKKRQILLTSNYVQACVKTENVNHNIIVVNI